One stretch of Balneola sp. MJW-20 DNA includes these proteins:
- a CDS encoding SAM-dependent methyltransferase produces the protein MSRKKGTLYLIPTTLGKTPENNTIPEYTLEVLRSLDVLIVENIQTAVKFLQWVGNTIPDYKIRFYELNKKTPGQEVFSFLKPLKQGDNAGLLSEAGAPAVADPGAVLIRMAHQNDIPVVPLVGPSSILLALMSAGFNGQSFTFHGYLPIDSNARKRAVSELELESRKLDRTQIFMEAPHRNNEMLKDILRTCSDDVRLSVAADLTLPGEYIRSMTIAEWKKTRKPDLHKRPCLFLIYAK, from the coding sequence ATGAGCCGAAAAAAAGGAACTCTTTATCTGATCCCCACTACATTGGGAAAAACTCCGGAAAACAATACCATTCCCGAGTACACTCTTGAAGTGTTACGCTCCCTGGATGTTCTAATAGTTGAGAATATTCAAACAGCAGTCAAATTCCTGCAATGGGTGGGAAACACGATCCCGGATTATAAGATCCGCTTCTATGAGCTGAATAAAAAAACTCCCGGACAGGAAGTTTTTTCATTTCTCAAGCCTTTAAAGCAAGGTGATAATGCCGGTTTGCTATCCGAAGCCGGAGCTCCTGCCGTAGCCGACCCGGGTGCTGTGCTCATCCGGATGGCTCACCAGAATGATATACCCGTTGTTCCACTGGTAGGACCCTCTTCGATTCTGCTTGCACTCATGTCTGCCGGATTCAACGGTCAGTCCTTTACTTTTCATGGATATTTACCGATCGACAGTAATGCACGCAAGAGAGCAGTTTCGGAACTGGAGCTGGAGTCACGCAAACTGGATCGCACACAGATCTTTATGGAAGCCCCTCACCGGAATAATGAGATGCTGAAAGATATTCTCAGAACCTGCTCAGATGACGTGAGGCTGAGTGTAGCAGCGGACCTCACTCTCCCGGGCGAGTATATCCGGTCCATGACCATCGCTGAATGGAAAAAGACCCG
- a CDS encoding serine hydrolase, whose amino-acid sequence MKRALTFLAVFLAVTIAVYSMVIGFNFTAFETLFKNKDGMVEGSEYVPNTYSLKGLTEFIGDHPEFASITSYNVNDPDSGIFYQSDKLISLGATTNLFLMMEYERQVEAGMLDPEEEIALAEIEKFALPEISINSHQDLLSEFENELVPLDNIVAAMIRNSDLVAADYLWFKLGEENIRNTMDSLSLDGDPLPLPFSGLYASLNAEVLPKDQLENMSDSSFHAYVLDQAYKIKEDPAYNEEIKELFDDTRIGLSFIEERDALKYFPQTTTRELAGMMQKLVQGDLFGEKIDNRIKEKLRWPVGSETIDRSFSDYGAIYDMRMGLLSGIDFGTSVYDGHTSVQAVFFDRLPVAFWLHMSSNHMQEDYQQRLIWDPALYQTTVTEIRGDNE is encoded by the coding sequence TTGAAAAGAGCATTAACCTTCCTTGCTGTGTTTCTTGCAGTTACAATTGCAGTATACAGCATGGTCATAGGATTCAATTTTACCGCATTCGAAACCCTTTTTAAGAACAAAGACGGTATGGTTGAGGGTTCTGAATATGTACCCAATACTTACTCCCTGAAAGGACTGACGGAGTTCATAGGAGATCATCCCGAATTTGCTTCCATTACTTCCTACAATGTAAATGATCCGGATTCCGGGATCTTCTATCAGTCTGACAAACTGATCTCTCTGGGGGCTACGACAAATCTTTTCCTTATGATGGAGTATGAACGGCAGGTTGAAGCCGGAATGCTCGATCCTGAAGAAGAGATCGCACTGGCTGAGATCGAAAAATTTGCTCTGCCTGAGATCAGCATCAACAGCCATCAGGATCTTTTGAGTGAGTTTGAGAATGAGCTGGTTCCTCTGGATAATATTGTAGCAGCTATGATCCGTAACAGTGACCTGGTGGCGGCTGACTACCTCTGGTTCAAGCTTGGAGAAGAGAATATCAGAAATACGATGGACAGCCTTTCACTAGACGGTGATCCTCTGCCTCTACCCTTCAGCGGCCTTTATGCTTCTTTAAATGCGGAGGTCCTGCCTAAGGACCAATTGGAAAATATGTCTGATTCCAGTTTTCATGCTTATGTCCTGGATCAGGCCTACAAGATCAAAGAGGATCCGGCGTATAATGAAGAGATCAAAGAGTTGTTTGATGATACCCGGATCGGACTTTCATTCATTGAAGAAAGAGACGCATTAAAATATTTTCCACAGACCACCACCCGTGAACTCGCCGGAATGATGCAAAAGCTGGTTCAGGGAGACCTATTCGGTGAAAAAATCGATAACAGGATCAAAGAAAAATTGAGATGGCCGGTTGGTTCCGAGACCATTGACCGTTCCTTTTCTGATTACGGTGCTATTTACGATATGAGAATGGGACTTCTATCAGGTATCGATTTCGGTACATCTGTTTATGATGGCCATACTTCTGTGCAGGCCGTATTCTTTGACCGGCTGCCAGTGGCCTTCTGGCTTCATATGTCATCCAATCATATGCAGGAAGACTATCAGCAAAGACTCATTTGGGATCCGGCACTGTATCAGACAACGGTAACAGAAATCAGAGGAGATAATGAATAA
- a CDS encoding DUF819 domain-containing protein — MIFLQASNTALFTNDAVVLGILMAILAAIFITSHSENPFWKKFYRFVPSLLLCYFIPSLFTTFGVISAEESNLYYVASRFLLPASLILLTLSIDLKGILNLGPKAVIMFLAGTVGIIIGGPLALMIVGAVSPDLVAGAGPSEIWRGLATIAGSWIGGGANQTAMLEVYQPDMTLFSAMVTVDIIVANIWMAFLLYGAGISKQVDKWFKADSSAIDTLRDNIEEYRASIAKVPTLVDLTKIAAVAFVITAIGHIVGDTVGPWIAENAPALKDLSLDSSFFWIIVVATTGGLIASFTKLRNLEGAGASKVGSLFLYVLVMTIGMQMDLGAFVDVPGYFVIGFIWIIIHVIILLSVGKLIKAPFFFTAVGSQANVGGAASAPIVASAFHPALAPVGVLLAVLGYALGTYGAWLCAEIMRVVS, encoded by the coding sequence ATGATCTTTCTTCAGGCTTCTAATACTGCATTATTTACCAATGACGCTGTTGTACTTGGAATTCTGATGGCCATACTAGCCGCCATCTTTATCACCTCTCATAGCGAAAATCCCTTCTGGAAGAAATTCTACCGATTTGTCCCTTCCCTGCTGCTCTGTTATTTCATTCCGTCATTATTTACCACTTTTGGAGTGATCTCAGCTGAAGAATCGAATCTTTATTATGTTGCTTCGCGATTCCTTCTTCCAGCCAGTTTGATACTGCTCACCCTGAGCATCGACCTGAAAGGTATTCTTAACCTCGGTCCGAAAGCCGTGATTATGTTCCTCGCCGGAACGGTTGGGATCATCATCGGTGGACCCCTGGCTCTTATGATCGTAGGAGCAGTCAGCCCGGATCTGGTAGCAGGAGCAGGACCAAGCGAAATTTGGAGAGGACTGGCAACGATCGCTGGAAGCTGGATCGGAGGCGGAGCCAATCAGACCGCAATGCTTGAAGTGTATCAACCGGACATGACCCTCTTCAGTGCAATGGTGACCGTGGATATCATAGTTGCCAATATATGGATGGCATTTCTGCTGTACGGAGCCGGTATATCTAAGCAGGTAGATAAATGGTTTAAAGCAGACTCATCAGCTATCGATACACTTCGTGACAACATTGAAGAATACCGTGCCAGTATCGCAAAGGTACCCACCCTGGTGGATCTCACCAAGATCGCTGCAGTTGCTTTTGTGATCACTGCGATCGGACATATTGTCGGAGACACAGTAGGCCCATGGATTGCTGAAAATGCACCGGCATTAAAAGATCTGAGTCTGGATTCCAGTTTCTTCTGGATCATCGTAGTTGCCACTACCGGTGGACTTATTGCTTCATTTACTAAACTCAGAAACCTGGAAGGTGCGGGAGCCTCCAAGGTCGGTTCCCTATTCCTGTATGTACTCGTTATGACCATTGGTATGCAAATGGATCTCGGTGCTTTTGTAGACGTACCAGGATATTTTGTGATAGGATTCATCTGGATTATCATACATGTGATCATTCTGCTCTCAGTAGGTAAACTCATCAAGGCACCTTTCTTCTTTACAGCTGTTGGTTCACAAGCTAATGTAGGTGGTGCAGCATCTGCTCCTATCGTTGCATCTGCATTTCATCCTGCTCTGGCGCCGGTCGGAGTACTGCTTGCCGTTCTGGGTTATGCACTCGGAACTTATGGTGCCTGGTTATGCGCGGAGATCATGAGAGTCGTATCTTAA
- a CDS encoding alpha/beta hydrolase-fold protein has translation MENSTSELDDKIQQISVEIDPVIKKQMTDQLWDSLISVDQVPFRKDSIVYFFYRGEASSVTWNGDFNNWGQRSSGTVTGENIPGTDLWYARDTFPADSRIDYKITLNSNDWILDPSNPHTQYSGFGPNSELRMPEWKEEKLNKLNPEAPKGILSEEQRINSSELGYVVSYKVYTPPGYGNLENLPVLFVTDGHEYADPRLGALTIVLDNLLFNKRIEPLLVVLLSPLAQDKEESNRRVDELGINEDYLSFFSSELIPVINEEYKVSNLAEDRAILGTSLGGLNAAYFIFTKPELLGKAAIQAPAFWFNQEIYSIVRNSKAQDPEIFMSVGTIGDNLNDARQMKKILLEKKYSFDYLEVNEGHSWGAWSSQLDDILIQFYGK, from the coding sequence ATGGAAAACAGCACATCGGAATTAGATGACAAGATACAACAAATATCTGTTGAAATAGATCCGGTAATCAAAAAACAAATGACGGATCAGTTATGGGATTCATTAATCTCTGTTGATCAGGTGCCGTTCCGAAAAGATTCTATTGTTTATTTCTTTTACCGGGGAGAAGCATCTTCGGTAACATGGAATGGGGACTTCAATAACTGGGGTCAGAGATCGTCCGGGACGGTCACGGGTGAGAATATTCCCGGCACAGATCTGTGGTATGCCCGTGATACTTTTCCAGCTGATTCCAGGATCGACTATAAGATCACCCTGAATAGTAATGACTGGATCCTGGATCCCTCTAATCCTCATACACAATACAGTGGATTCGGACCCAACTCTGAACTTCGAATGCCGGAGTGGAAAGAAGAAAAGCTAAATAAGCTAAACCCTGAAGCACCGAAGGGCATACTGTCTGAAGAACAAAGGATAAACAGTTCAGAACTGGGTTATGTGGTATCCTACAAAGTGTATACTCCTCCCGGCTATGGAAATCTTGAAAACCTTCCGGTATTATTTGTAACGGATGGGCATGAATATGCCGATCCTAGACTTGGCGCACTGACTATTGTACTGGATAACCTGCTATTCAATAAAAGGATCGAACCCTTGTTAGTGGTACTGCTGAGCCCGCTTGCTCAGGATAAAGAGGAATCTAACCGGCGTGTAGATGAACTGGGGATCAATGAAGACTACTTATCTTTTTTTTCATCTGAGCTTATCCCTGTTATTAACGAGGAATATAAAGTATCCAATCTTGCTGAAGACCGGGCAATTCTTGGAACTTCTCTTGGCGGGCTTAATGCCGCTTATTTTATATTCACAAAACCTGAATTACTTGGTAAAGCAGCTATTCAGGCTCCAGCCTTCTGGTTTAACCAGGAGATCTACTCTATAGTAAGGAATTCAAAGGCACAGGATCCTGAAATATTTATGAGCGTCGGAACTATAGGAGATAATCTGAATGATGCCCGTCAGATGAAGAAGATATTGTTAGAGAAAAAATACTCCTTTGATTATCTTGAAGTCAACGAAGGTCATTCATGGGGAGCTTGGTCTTCGCAGCTAGATGATATACTCATTCAATTTTACGGAAAGTGA
- the lysC gene encoding lysine-sensitive aspartokinase 3 — MIVSKFGGTSVGSFEAMQRCASIIHSDTNRKLIIISATSGTTNDLVALGDPDLFANERENILFRIEQRHLEIIDKCQNKETVKAVFERDFASLREHMDYSGRDKRWQDKLMSFGEIMSTHIFVEILKENGVDAVWLDAREVIRTDSQFSKAVPDRIAIRKLAEEQIDKSKVTLTQGFIGSDKLGNTTTLGRGGSDFSASLFAEAVDADTLEIWTDVAGVYTTDPRVVPDAHPISEITFSEAAELSVFGGKVLHPATLKPAIRSNIDVHVLSSAEPDKQGTWILTETKEKPSIRAMSLRKEQTLLTLNSLEMLGQSGFLAHIFKVLADHGISVDLVTTSEVSVALTLDTAFKASNKVELSDDVIAELSKYAHVKVERNLALIALIGNDLSATAGISGPLFNAMEHHNIRLICHGASNHNLCFLTEESESEEILRMLHKKFIN, encoded by the coding sequence ATGATAGTATCGAAATTCGGGGGTACAAGTGTCGGCTCATTTGAAGCCATGCAAAGGTGCGCTTCCATTATACATTCTGATACAAACCGTAAGCTTATCATTATTAGTGCGACATCAGGCACCACCAATGATCTTGTAGCATTGGGAGATCCTGATCTTTTTGCTAATGAAAGAGAAAATATCCTGTTTCGAATTGAACAACGACATCTGGAAATTATTGATAAGTGCCAAAATAAAGAAACAGTTAAAGCGGTATTTGAAAGAGATTTTGCCTCACTTCGTGAACACATGGACTATAGTGGCAGAGACAAAAGATGGCAGGATAAATTAATGTCATTCGGCGAGATCATGTCAACTCATATATTTGTGGAGATCTTAAAAGAAAATGGGGTTGATGCTGTATGGCTTGATGCCAGAGAAGTGATCAGGACAGATTCACAGTTCAGTAAAGCCGTACCCGATCGTATCGCGATCCGAAAGCTTGCCGAAGAACAGATAGACAAAAGCAAGGTTACTCTTACCCAGGGTTTTATAGGCTCAGATAAATTGGGTAATACGACTACACTGGGTAGAGGGGGCTCGGATTTCTCCGCTTCATTGTTCGCTGAAGCGGTGGATGCAGACACCCTGGAAATATGGACCGATGTTGCCGGAGTTTACACCACTGATCCAAGAGTAGTTCCGGATGCACACCCAATCAGTGAAATTACATTCAGTGAGGCTGCTGAACTTTCGGTTTTCGGGGGTAAGGTGCTGCATCCAGCAACGCTGAAACCGGCGATCAGAAGCAATATCGATGTTCATGTGCTTTCGAGTGCAGAACCTGATAAACAAGGGACCTGGATCCTTACAGAGACCAAAGAGAAACCGTCCATCAGAGCAATGTCTCTCAGAAAGGAACAAACACTGCTTACCCTTAACAGCCTTGAGATGCTTGGGCAGTCCGGTTTTCTGGCACATATTTTTAAAGTGCTTGCCGACCATGGCATATCTGTTGACCTTGTTACCACCAGTGAAGTGAGTGTGGCCCTGACCCTTGATACGGCCTTTAAAGCTTCAAATAAAGTAGAATTGTCGGATGATGTGATCGCAGAGCTGAGTAAGTATGCCCATGTTAAAGTAGAGCGAAATCTTGCTCTCATCGCATTGATCGGTAACGACCTGAGTGCAACAGCCGGTATCAGTGGGCCGCTTTTTAATGCAATGGAGCATCATAATATTCGCCTCATCTGCCATGGCGCAAGTAATCATAACCTCTGTTTCCTGACAGAAGAATCTGAGTCAGAAGAAATACTCAGAATGCTACACAAGAAATTTATCAATTAA
- a CDS encoding dihydrodipicolinate reductase C-terminal domain-containing protein produces the protein MKISVIGTGKTGSRVVELLGSNLDQTFDENNPPTADKLKGSDGVIIFVPGSAVPDILDAVIESGIPAAWGSTGYEWPDDLSSRVSTKWVIASNFSLGMNIIRKCIQMISKGSSVLQEPEFRIHEIHHIHKKDAPSGTALSWKDWLGKDAEVSSEREGDIKGIHELTVETGTERITLNHTALDRALFAEGAIWAIEQLIHNKELQQGVYDFGALFDKLMEEKK, from the coding sequence ATGAAGATCTCAGTAATCGGAACAGGAAAAACCGGAAGTAGAGTCGTGGAATTGCTGGGAAGCAATCTGGACCAAACCTTCGATGAGAATAATCCGCCAACCGCAGATAAACTTAAAGGATCTGACGGCGTGATCATATTTGTTCCGGGATCGGCAGTACCGGACATTCTGGATGCGGTAATTGAATCAGGAATACCCGCAGCCTGGGGGAGTACCGGTTATGAATGGCCGGATGATCTCAGCAGCAGGGTCAGCACAAAGTGGGTGATCGCATCCAACTTCAGCTTGGGTATGAATATTATCCGGAAATGCATTCAGATGATCTCAAAAGGATCATCGGTATTGCAGGAGCCGGAATTCAGAATCCATGAAATACACCACATTCATAAGAAGGACGCACCCAGCGGTACTGCACTATCCTGGAAAGACTGGCTGGGAAAAGATGCCGAAGTCAGCTCGGAAAGGGAAGGAGATATTAAGGGGATACATGAATTGACCGTTGAAACGGGGACCGAACGAATTACTTTAAATCATACCGCTCTGGATCGTGCACTATTTGCTGAAGGAGCGATCTGGGCCATTGAACAGCTAATACATAATAAGGAATTGCAGCAGGGTGTGTACGACTTTGGTGCTTTATTCGATAAACTGATGGAGGAGAAAAAATGA
- the dapA gene encoding 4-hydroxy-tetrahydrodipicolinate synthase has protein sequence MMIRQSLWTAMITPMQQDGSIDYNSFEQILRKQEEAGNGVLVLGSTGEGLNLNDEEKKAVIKFTVDLDLKIPVMAGIGGFDLETQKEFIRFCDTHGVDALLLVTPLYAKPGKYGQYEWFKSLMELTQTPCMLYNVPSRTGVKMHPTVPAMLSKEFSNLLGVKEASGSVEEFKAFREAAPEVDLYSGDDGMTPAFAKEGAVGLVSVASNVWPKATHRYVEMCLGGETSGLFPVWKEATDSLFKAPNPTPAKVLIRQKDWISHETVRPPLALEDVTDELREELGRSEQSIANWFSNHQQ, from the coding sequence ATGATGATCAGACAGTCACTTTGGACCGCAATGATCACTCCCATGCAGCAGGACGGGAGTATTGACTATAATAGTTTTGAACAGATCCTGAGAAAGCAGGAAGAAGCCGGTAACGGTGTGCTTGTACTCGGCTCAACCGGTGAAGGGCTCAACCTGAATGACGAAGAAAAGAAAGCGGTGATAAAGTTCACGGTAGACCTCGATCTGAAAATTCCGGTGATGGCCGGTATAGGAGGTTTCGATCTCGAGACACAGAAAGAATTTATAAGATTCTGTGATACTCATGGTGTTGATGCTTTACTTCTGGTTACCCCTCTGTACGCCAAGCCGGGTAAATATGGTCAGTATGAATGGTTTAAATCTTTAATGGAACTTACTCAGACCCCTTGTATGCTTTATAATGTACCTTCCAGAACAGGGGTTAAAATGCATCCAACGGTACCTGCCATGCTCTCCAAAGAATTCAGCAATCTGCTGGGCGTCAAAGAAGCAAGTGGTTCAGTGGAAGAATTTAAAGCATTCAGAGAAGCTGCACCCGAAGTTGATCTGTACAGCGGAGATGATGGAATGACTCCCGCTTTTGCAAAAGAGGGTGCGGTTGGATTGGTATCGGTAGCCTCAAACGTGTGGCCAAAAGCAACTCATCGTTATGTGGAAATGTGCCTGGGGGGAGAAACTTCCGGTCTTTTTCCGGTATGGAAAGAGGCAACAGATTCTCTTTTCAAGGCTCCTAATCCAACTCCGGCAAAAGTTCTGATCCGTCAGAAAGACTGGATCAGTCATGAAACGGTAAGACCGCCACTTGCATTAGAGGATGTGACGGATGAACTCAGGGAAGAACTGGGAAGATCAGAACAGTCTATTGCAAACTGGTTTAGTAATCATCAACAATAA
- a CDS encoding 2,3,4,5-tetrahydropyridine-2,6-dicarboxylate N-succinyltransferase has protein sequence MTYEDILDQLETGEMRSANPTKDGWEANVEVKKAILESFKNGTNTSYEGIYQGFVDKHNLPPRFFEPEDGVRLVPGGSSVRRGAYIAPGVIIMPPAYVNVGAYVDEGAMVDSHALVGSCAQIGKNVHLSAGVQIGGVLEPVGMNPVIIEDDCFIGAGAVIVEGILIRKRAVIAPGVILSKAVPVYDAVNEEIRERGADIPEGAVVVPGTRPMNSEWAKEKGVSISCPVIVKYRDEVSDASLELEDALR, from the coding sequence ATGACCTACGAAGATATTTTAGACCAACTGGAGACCGGAGAGATGCGGTCAGCTAATCCCACAAAAGATGGGTGGGAAGCTAATGTAGAAGTTAAAAAAGCCATACTGGAATCATTTAAGAATGGCACTAATACATCCTATGAGGGAATTTATCAGGGATTTGTTGACAAACATAATCTGCCACCGCGATTCTTTGAACCCGAAGATGGAGTGAGACTTGTACCCGGAGGTTCTTCTGTAAGAAGAGGTGCTTATATAGCACCGGGAGTGATCATTATGCCTCCTGCATATGTGAACGTAGGTGCATATGTGGATGAAGGTGCAATGGTTGATTCTCATGCATTGGTGGGATCCTGTGCTCAGATCGGTAAAAATGTTCACCTGTCGGCAGGTGTACAGATCGGAGGAGTACTGGAACCGGTAGGAATGAATCCGGTGATCATTGAAGATGATTGTTTTATTGGAGCAGGAGCTGTGATCGTAGAAGGTATTCTGATTCGTAAAAGAGCAGTGATCGCACCGGGCGTGATCTTATCGAAAGCAGTACCTGTGTATGATGCCGTAAATGAAGAGATACGCGAGCGTGGAGCAGACATACCTGAAGGAGCGGTTGTGGTACCCGGAACGCGTCCGATGAATTCAGAATGGGCTAAAGAGAAGGGCGTTAGTATTTCCTGCCCGGTAATCGTTAAATATCGTGACGAGGTAAGTGATGCCAGCCTTGAACTGGAAGACGCATTGAGGTAG
- the thrC gene encoding threonine synthase, with amino-acid sequence MSCIMCGEVNDEKETSTYCTSCGGVLQIEYNEISEKIQYPLKEILPDPLKNHPTALKRLDRLSEKYDADLYAKLEFENPTGCFKDRGSYIEVQKAMELGADAICLASTGNMAASVAAYACYFKIPCFVFVPEKTPEVKLAQATIYDATILKIKGDFRTCEALVREFAKSGNYYLAGDYVFRQEGQKSCAYEMYEQGITDFDYIFVPIGAGTNFAAIYKAYREMKAAGQIDKIPSFVAVQPEQSSPVVEGIFKKEKIIKEQVNTMADAVAVGNPFDFYKVLDCIEQTDGMAFTATENELLESMREMTIEQGYFTEPACAIPLATFKNNLETFKGKKCLFVLTGTGLKSAHIVAKYSLSSPVLPPDLGRVQQYIDSGFVEMQKNSWGQSRDNAVSGLKMDEAHSKLFEQYVSEFNKKGKVLKEEEIRVLRSLVYNEDVDLVYPVDVVDYKLTMRKQGLVSAAVKLRIKGQDEDVISLDQGVGPMDAVLTAIKAETDSIIPLEIKNHEVEILSPDTESLVVVTLTLEKDGHTFTSKGASPDTLDALIQAFLKGLAIANKALAV; translated from the coding sequence ATGAGCTGCATTATGTGTGGCGAGGTAAATGATGAGAAGGAAACCAGTACCTACTGTACCTCTTGTGGAGGAGTATTGCAGATAGAGTATAATGAGATCTCTGAGAAGATCCAGTATCCACTGAAAGAGATTCTTCCCGATCCTTTAAAAAACCACCCTACTGCACTGAAAAGGCTTGATCGTCTTTCAGAAAAGTATGATGCTGATCTTTATGCAAAACTGGAGTTTGAGAATCCTACAGGCTGTTTTAAAGACCGCGGTTCATATATAGAAGTTCAAAAGGCAATGGAGCTTGGGGCAGACGCAATATGCCTGGCTTCAACCGGAAATATGGCCGCATCGGTTGCTGCCTATGCTTGTTATTTCAAGATTCCCTGTTTCGTATTCGTACCGGAAAAGACTCCGGAAGTTAAGCTTGCACAGGCTACTATATATGATGCTACTATCCTCAAGATCAAAGGGGATTTCAGAACCTGTGAAGCACTCGTACGAGAGTTCGCAAAATCAGGTAATTATTACCTGGCAGGCGATTATGTATTCCGCCAGGAAGGTCAGAAAAGCTGCGCTTACGAGATGTATGAGCAGGGTATAACAGATTTTGATTATATTTTTGTGCCTATAGGTGCGGGTACAAATTTCGCTGCTATATATAAAGCATATAGAGAAATGAAAGCAGCCGGCCAGATTGATAAGATCCCTTCATTTGTCGCCGTACAACCCGAGCAGAGTTCGCCGGTGGTTGAGGGTATCTTTAAAAAAGAAAAGATCATCAAGGAGCAGGTCAACACTATGGCAGATGCGGTTGCTGTGGGCAACCCATTTGACTTCTATAAAGTGCTGGATTGTATTGAACAGACTGATGGAATGGCCTTTACTGCCACCGAAAATGAATTACTGGAATCCATGCGGGAAATGACCATAGAGCAGGGTTATTTCACGGAACCGGCCTGTGCCATACCACTGGCAACTTTTAAAAATAACCTTGAGACCTTCAAAGGCAAGAAATGCCTGTTCGTACTTACCGGTACGGGACTTAAGAGTGCGCATATTGTTGCAAAATACTCCCTTTCTTCACCGGTTCTACCTCCCGACCTTGGAAGAGTTCAGCAGTATATTGATTCCGGTTTTGTTGAGATGCAGAAGAATTCCTGGGGACAGTCCAGGGATAATGCTGTCTCAGGTCTTAAAATGGACGAAGCTCACAGCAAGCTTTTTGAACAGTACGTATCCGAGTTTAATAAGAAAGGAAAAGTACTTAAAGAAGAAGAGATCCGTGTACTGCGATCTCTGGTTTATAATGAAGATGTAGACCTGGTATATCCTGTAGATGTTGTAGACTATAAACTGACTATGAGAAAGCAGGGACTCGTCAGTGCAGCTGTCAAACTCAGAATAAAAGGACAAGACGAAGATGTGATCTCACTGGATCAGGGAGTGGGTCCGATGGATGCGGTTCTGACTGCAATTAAAGCAGAGACTGACTCCATTATCCCTCTGGAGATCAAGAATCATGAGGTTGAGATCCTGAGCCCCGATACGGAATCACTGGTCGTGGTGACGCTGACCCTGGAAAAAGACGGCCATACCTTCACCTCTAAAGGTGCTTCACCTGATACCCTTGATGCACTGATCCAGGCCTTTCTAAAGGGGCTGGCTATAGCAAACAAGGCTTTGGCTGTATAG